The DNA segment ACCGGATTATGGGGCGCTTCTTCGAGATCACGCCGCCTAGTTTTATGGTGATGTCGGCGACCGTATGGTTGCCTCGGATCGGTGAAGCGGCGGATTCGGAGAGTGTGACAAGGTTGCAGCGAATGATCCGCGACACCCGTTTTAACCCTCAGCGATTTTTCCCGGGAGCGGACCGTCCAGAAGAGTTGTTGGCCGAGCATCGTGCCTTGTTGGCAAACGTTCCGACGGGAGCGGAGAAGTCGGAATGGCATCGGCGATTGATGGACGTCAACACAAAGTTGTCGGCAATGCTAGATTCTGTCCGAAGTCGGTTGGCCGCACAGCAGCGTGAGGCTCAAGAGCATTCGCGTCAGTGGAATGTACTGGCCAGCCGCGAGATCCCATTTTGTGCATATCCACTTGAGATGCTGGACGAGACGTTCACGAAGTTACTGTCGCAGCACTAAGTAGCCGCGGGCGAAAGGACGCCGTGCCTGCCGTAGCCACCGTCGCCAGACGGTGGTTCTTGCTGCATCGATGCAATGCACACCCCCGCGAAAGGCTTCGGTCTTTCTCTGCTTTCGATGCCAGGCTGTCGGTTTATTCGTGACGTAGGGCGTCGATGGGGTTCATTCTTGCGGCTCGGATTGCGGGGTAGAGTCCGCTTGCTAGGCCTACTGACATGGCGATGATGACGGCCAACGGGATCGTGGCGTAGACGATCTTGGGTTTTGCATCGCGAATGACTTCGGGGAGGGCAGCGAATTTGTCAGGTGCCCAGTAGGCGACCTGCCCTAGGAAACCGTTGTACATCGGCGGGCCTAAGAATCCCAAGGCGATGCCTAGCATGGCGCCTGCGAAACTGAGGGCGACGGTTTCGACAAGGAACTGTCTGGTGATGTCCGATCGCTTCGCCCCTAAGGCTCGGCGAACACCGATTTCGCGGGTTCGTTCGGTAACGCTTGCCAACATGATGTTCATGATCCCGATCCCGCCGACGATCAGCGAGATGCAGGCGATCATGACCCCGATCCCGAGAAACATCAGGCGAAGGTTGCGGGCTTGTTCCAGCAATTCCAGGGGGACGACGACGGCGGCGTCGCTGAGGTTTTCGTGCCTCGGTTTGATCATGGATTCAAGCATCTTGGCGGTGCTCCGCACGTACTCTTCGCCTCCGTTTACTCGCAGCGTGATCTGGTTCAATTCCATTTCTTCGACTTGGAATTGGCCGCTGCGGCGAGTCACGATTCGGTCGCCGATCCGGGTGCGAACGGTCTGTAGCGGAACGTAAATGTCGTTCGAGAAATCTTGAGCGTCCAGCGAACCGCCGATTGCAGCGGAGGCGTTGCGGTGTTTAAGGACTCCGACCACTTGGTAGTAATCGGTGCTTTCAGGGACGTAGACGCGTTTGCCCAGCGGGTCTTCGTAAGGGAACAGGCGGTCAGCGACTCCAGAGGACAGGACGCAAACGGTCGCCGACGAACTGTTGTCGGCATCGGTTAAGAAGCGTCCGCCTCGATCGCGTAGTTCTAGGCGGTTGACCTGGGCATAGCCGGGAGTGCAACCGACCAGGCGACCGTCGACGGTGTTGTCGCCTCGGGTGAACTGGCGGCGGATTTCTCGGATCGGCACGACGCTGCGGAGGGTGGGGACGTTGGCCTTGATCATTTCCAGTTCGTCGCGCGTCAGGCCGTATTTGAGCGCAGAGGTGCTGGTCAGTTTTTCGGGCGGTGGTTTTAGGCTGACCAAGATGATCGTGTCGGCCCCAAGGGATTCCAGTTGTTGTTGGACTTGATCGCTGGCTCCTTGGCTGATGGCGGTCAGCACGATGACCGCCCAGACTCCGATGAGGATTCCCAGCATCGTCAGTCCGCTGCGGAGCGGGTGAAGGAGAAGACTTTTGACGCCCAATTGCAGCGTCCGAATCCACATCATCATGTTAGTCTTCCTCTCGAGCGGCCAAGGCGATTACGGCAGCCTTCTGTTCTTCGCGGGCCAGTTGTCTGTCGGCTTCGTCGTTGGTGGTATCGCTTCGCAGCAGGCCGTCTTTCAGGCGGACGACGCGTTTGGCACGGCGGGCGACTTCGTCTTCGTGGGTGACCATGATGATGGTTCGCCCTTCCCCGTTCAGGCGGTCGAACAAGGTTAGGATCTCTTCGGTCGTTTTGGAGTCCAGGTTACCTGTCGGTTCGTCGGCCAGGATAAAGTAGGGATCGTTGACCAGTGATCGTGCGATCGCGACACGTTGCTGTTGACCACCGGAGAGTTGGTTGGGGCGGTGGTCCAAGCGGTCGCCCAGGCCGACCGTGGAGGCCAGGTCGGTGGCGCGTCGGCGTTCTTCCGAGCCGAGTCGGCCCTGGTAGTAGAGCGGGACCTGGATGTTTTCGACGACGGTTAATTGCTGAATCAGGTTGTAGGATTGGAAAACGAAACCGATGCGGCGGCTGCGAATTTCAGCCAATTCGTCATCGCTCATCGACGAGATGTCGTCTTCGCCAAGCAGCAGGTGGCCAGCGGTCGGTTTGTCCAGGCAGCCGAGCAGGTTCAGCAGCGTACTTTTGCCGCTACCCGACGGACCCATGATCGCGACGAAGTCCCCTTCGGGAACGTCGAACGAGACCCCGCGGAGGGCTCGAACGGTCTCGCTTTTAAGGACATACTCCTTGCGGACATCGCAAATGGAGGTGGCCAGGCGATTCGATTTTGCGGCGGATGCTGCAGCCGGTTGTGGGATCGCGTTAGGCATTAGGATCCTCCTCGCCCGCGACCGCCACCTGGAGGTCCACCGCCAGGGCCGCCACCGCCCGATTGGCGGGCCCGCATCGCGGCCATCATTTTGCCAGCGGCAACTGTCATTTCGGCTCGCGTAATCGCTCCGTCGCCATCGGTGTCGGCTTCGGCGATTCGATCGCGACGGTTGCCGTCCATTGCAGCGATTTCTTCTTTGGAAAGAATCCCATCGCCGTCTGTGTCGTTCGATTCAAAGGTTCGATTGACGATGTCGGCGGCGGAGCTTGGGGGGCCACCTGAAGGCGGTCCTGCATTGCTAGGGCCGTCGGCGTCGGCTGTTTTAGCTCCCGGAGCCTGGCGGAGGGCGGCCATATCGGAATTGTCGATCGCGGCAACTTCGGGCAGATTGACTAGGTCCAGATGGTCGCGAAGGTTCAGGACGACATCTTCGCCTTCGGTGATCCCGTCAGAGATCGTCGCCATTTTGTCGTTCGTGGCGACGACGGTTACATTTCGGGTTTCGAGTTCTCCGTTGGAGCCTCGCATCAGGGCCAGCGTGTTGCCGCGGTATTCGTAAACCCCTTGGATCGGGATTTGGAGAGCGTCGTCCAGTTGTTGGACGAAGATTTGAACTTCGGCCGTCATTCCGGTCCGGATGGATGGTGGAGGGTCGATGATCTTGATCGTGGTGCCATATTCTTTGATCGACGAGCTCATCCAGCTGCCCGGTTCGGCATAGCGATTGACCTTGGTGACTCGGCCCTGCAGTTGCAGTCCGGGGATCGCGTCGACGCGGATTCGAGCGGGCATGCCCTCTTCCAGCAGGGTGACGCGTGATTCGTTGATCTTGGCACTGACCTGCATTTCGCTTGGGTCGGGCAGGCGGATGATCGCTTGGCGTTCGCGGATGATGGCTCCCGGTTCGATCACGACTTCGGCGTTGCCGCCGCGGCTGCTGTATTTGTTCGCATGGACTACCACTCCGTCGGTTGGAGCGTACATCACGCAGGCCGTGATTTGCTCGCGGATCTCTTCAAGCTTTTCCGTTTCTTCTTCCTGGGTCCCGCGGTAGGCTTCCAGGCCGGCTCGAGCGGCCGCGATATCGCTGTCAAACTGCACCAGCATTTTCTGACGCGTCAGGTTTTGCAGGACCTTTAGGCGACCTTGGTTTGCTTCCAGTTGGTTGCGAGCGTTGGCGACGGCATACTGGTCGGCTTCCAGTTGCAGGGATTTGACCAGGCCTTTGGCGACCAGGCGTTCGGAGCTATCGAGTGCGAGTTGTGCTTTGCGAAGTTCTTGCTGAGCGATGGCGATTTCGCTTTCGATCGCTTTTTCGTCCGTCATGAAAACCCCTTCGAGGTACTCCTGGCGAGCGATCATGGCTTGCTTGACGGCCGCTTCGCCGGTGGCAACGTTGGCATCCGCATTGCCGACGACGATACGTTGCTGCTTCAGTTCCTGTTCAAGCTGCGAGGAATCGAGTTCAACCAGTTTGTCCCCTTTTTTGACAGGGGTTCCCTCGTCGGCGACCCACAGGATGGCGATCCCGCTGCCTCCGGTTCGCGATTTGACGTTACAGATCAGTTCCGTATTGCGGCTACTTTCGATTTCGCCTTGTTCAAGCACGATATGGTCGAAAGATCCACGGAAAGCGGTATGGGTGATCAGGTTGCGGTTTTGGTCTTCGCTATTGCCGTTTTGGTAGTAGTAATAGACTCCGCCACCGACAGCGGCGATCACGACAAGGAGGATGATGACGCCACCCAGGATGCCACCGGTCCGCTGTAGAGACGGATTCCGCTGGATGCTTCGAGCGCGTGGAACATGGGGTTTCGCAGCCACAAGAAGAAACCTTGGTAGGGGGAGGAGGAGGGAGGCGAAAAATACGGAACTCGCCTTCAACCTATTCTAACCCCGCAGAACGGAATAGGTTTTGCTGTAATAAAAAAGTTTTGCCGGTGCTAGCAGGCGATGGCGATGCCCTTTGCTAGTGCTGGATTTCGAGGCGGTTTCGTTGTGGGGGAGCGGTTTGCGCCCAGTGCCGTCTACTTTCTTAGCGGAACGGCGCGAGCCGTCCGGCATTGGTGGTGAGAACCCGATGGATTTGTGGGCGGCTTGTGCCGCTCCGCTAGGAATTTGGGGCCTGGCGTTACGTTCGGGTGATTTGGCGTGGTGGACGTTTCGCTTGCGGCTGGGCCAAGTGCGGGGGCCGGACGGCTTGCGCCGTTCCGCTAAGAATGGGGGCCGGACGGCTCCGTGGGGCGGACTGGGGCAGTGGACCAGCTGGCTGCATGACCTTTTGAGAAGGTCATGCAGCGCGTCGATGGTCTACAGTCCTAGGCGGCTCGCCGGAGCGGGGCGCTGGAGGCTGGAGCCGTTGGTTGGGCTCGATTTAGCGGAAGCGTTGCTGGACGATTTCCGTCGGCGACCGCGGATCGTACGGCTGTAAAGGCTTCGGGCAGTTCGGCACGTAATCGCTGCTGGAATGAACCATCCGACCATGCGGCGGAAGTGCGTCCCCAAGCGGTTCCCCAGTTGCCGACGCGGTGAATGTTCGCCAACCAGCTGAACATTCCGCTTCGGAGGGCCGATTTTCCTTCGATGACGGCTGCGACCGACTGTAGGTGCCGGGCGGTCGTGGACGAAACCGTGACCAAACGCGATGCGGCTGAGCGATCGGCGAGGACGACCGAAGTCGCTTCGCTGTGGCATCGCAGGCCGACGGCTTGGGCGGCCGAAGTCCAAACGGCTGCGGCGATTTTCGTTTGTCGCAGCGTCGGTAGTCGCTCAAGCGACTGAAGGACATCGGTACGCCAAAAGGAAGCGTTTAGGTAAGCTCCATCGACGCTGGCTCGATCGTGCCGAGTGGCACTTTTCTTGCCAGAGGCGACCGGGCTGCAGATCGAACTGCTTCCCTGTTTCCAGCCGAGTGCGACCAGTGCTTTTTGATCGGCATGCTGGATCGCAGGCGATACCGACGCGACTGTCTCATCAGAGAAACAATCGACGGGGCCTTCCGTCCAGCCTTCCGTTGCCTGCAAGCCATTGGCTAGCACGTGCATGATCCGACCTTTCGCCTGATGGGCGGCGGTCAGGACTTGCGTCGGCAAATCTTTTTGTGGGCAAACCACGAACTGAACTTCATCGCCCAGTTCAAATGGATCGGTATAGCTCCCGTCGTGGCAAACGATGACCTCGCAGCGGCGAGGTCTGTTTTCCAAAACGGAAACCAAACTTGTTTCAAACGAGGCGTCATCCCCTAAATGCGGGACGACGACTGACAACACGGGCGTCGGCGAGAACATAGACACCTGCAAGACCCTCCTTGAAGTCTAACCTCCCGTAAGTCGGGAGGCCGATGATAGCAGCGTTGCTTGAGAGAGATCGGTAAGCGGCGGCAGGAGATTGAGACCAACACCCTCGCGAGTCAGGAAAGGGATGAAATTGTGCAAGCAAGCCGCGCGGTGTCGGTGCAACCGGCAAATTTTGCCACCGAGTTGGGAGTTGGGAGTTGGGAGTTGGGAGTTGGGAGTTGGGAGTTGGGAGTTGGGAGTTGGGAGTTGGGAGTTGGGAGTTGGGAGTTGGGAGTTGGGAGTTGGGAGTTGGGAGTTGGAAGTTGGGAGTTGGGAGTTGGGAGTTGGGAGTTGGGAGTTGGGAGTTGGAAGTTGGAAGTTGGAAGTTGGAAGTTGGAAGACACGGAGACACGGAGACACGGAGACACGGAGACACGGAGACACGGAGACACGGAGACACGGAGATTTGCGTTTTACAGTATTGCGGAAACTGATATGTCGATGCCCAGGTCCGAATTCCGTCATCCAGCCAGACTAGCACCGCCCGCCCCCCCCCGCCCCGCCCCACTCCTCCACTCCTCCACTCCTCCACTCCTCCACTCCTCCACTCCTCCACTCCTCCACTCCTTCACTCCTTCACTCCTTCACTCCTTCACTCCTTCGCTCCTTCACTCCTTCACTCCTTCACTCCTTCACTCCTTCACTCCTTCACTCCTTGTCTCCTTGTCTCCTTGTCTCCTTGTCTCCTTGTCTCCTTGTCTCCTTGTCTCCTTGTCTCCCCCTCTCCCTCTCCCCTCTC comes from the Roseimaritima multifibrata genome and includes:
- a CDS encoding ABC transporter ATP-binding protein, with protein sequence MPNAIPQPAAASAAKSNRLATSICDVRKEYVLKSETVRALRGVSFDVPEGDFVAIMGPSGSGKSTLLNLLGCLDKPTAGHLLLGEDDISSMSDDELAEIRSRRIGFVFQSYNLIQQLTVVENIQVPLYYQGRLGSEERRRATDLASTVGLGDRLDHRPNQLSGGQQQRVAIARSLVNDPYFILADEPTGNLDSKTTEEILTLFDRLNGEGRTIIMVTHEDEVARRAKRVVRLKDGLLRSDTTNDEADRQLAREEQKAAVIALAAREED
- a CDS encoding KAR9 family protein, whose translation is MTEFGPGHRHISFRNTVKRKSPCLRVSVSPCLRVSVSPCLRVFQLPTSNFQLPTPNSQLPTPNSQLPTSNSQLPTPNSQLPTPNSQLPTPNSQLPTPNSQLPTPNSQLGGKICRLHRHRAACLHNFIPFLTREGVGLNLLPPLTDLSQATLLSSASRLTGG
- a CDS encoding ABC transporter permease produces the protein MMWIRTLQLGVKSLLLHPLRSGLTMLGILIGVWAVIVLTAISQGASDQVQQQLESLGADTIILVSLKPPPEKLTSTSALKYGLTRDELEMIKANVPTLRSVVPIREIRRQFTRGDNTVDGRLVGCTPGYAQVNRLELRDRGGRFLTDADNSSSATVCVLSSGVADRLFPYEDPLGKRVYVPESTDYYQVVGVLKHRNASAAIGGSLDAQDFSNDIYVPLQTVRTRIGDRIVTRRSGQFQVEEMELNQITLRVNGGEEYVRSTAKMLESMIKPRHENLSDAAVVVPLELLEQARNLRLMFLGIGVMIACISLIVGGIGIMNIMLASVTERTREIGVRRALGAKRSDITRQFLVETVALSFAGAMLGIALGFLGPPMYNGFLGQVAYWAPDKFAALPEVIRDAKPKIVYATIPLAVIIAMSVGLASGLYPAIRAARMNPIDALRHE
- a CDS encoding efflux RND transporter periplasmic adaptor subunit, with the protein product MAAKPHVPRARSIQRNPSLQRTGGILGGVIILLVVIAAVGGGVYYYYQNGNSEDQNRNLITHTAFRGSFDHIVLEQGEIESSRNTELICNVKSRTGGSGIAILWVADEGTPVKKGDKLVELDSSQLEQELKQQRIVVGNADANVATGEAAVKQAMIARQEYLEGVFMTDEKAIESEIAIAQQELRKAQLALDSSERLVAKGLVKSLQLEADQYAVANARNQLEANQGRLKVLQNLTRQKMLVQFDSDIAAARAGLEAYRGTQEEETEKLEEIREQITACVMYAPTDGVVVHANKYSSRGGNAEVVIEPGAIIRERQAIIRLPDPSEMQVSAKINESRVTLLEEGMPARIRVDAIPGLQLQGRVTKVNRYAEPGSWMSSSIKEYGTTIKIIDPPPSIRTGMTAEVQIFVQQLDDALQIPIQGVYEYRGNTLALMRGSNGELETRNVTVVATNDKMATISDGITEGEDVVLNLRDHLDLVNLPEVAAIDNSDMAALRQAPGAKTADADGPSNAGPPSGGPPSSAADIVNRTFESNDTDGDGILSKEEIAAMDGNRRDRIAEADTDGDGAITRAEMTVAAGKMMAAMRARQSGGGGPGGGPPGGGRGRGGS